From the Acidimicrobiales bacterium genome, the window GCGTCCCAGGCGCAGGCGGTCGTTGGCCGCCTTGCGGGTGATGCCGAGGTTGTTCGCTGACCAGTCGGCGGCGTCGCGGGATCCGTCGACGGTGAAGGCCCGGTGGTCGTCGATCACCCGCAGCACCTCGCGTTGTTGGTGCTCCAGCGCCGACAGGCCCCGCTGCAGCCCCTCGGCGGCCGCTCGGAGACCGGCGGCGTCGAGTCGACCCCATTCGCCGTCGATCACCCCGAAGTGCGCCCGCACGGTCGACAACAACGCATCGACCAGTCGGTCCGAGCGGCCAGCGAGCGGCCCAGCGGTGGATGCACCGGAGCCGGGCGCTGCAGCGGTGGAGGAACTGTTGGTCGAGGCCCTGGCCGACGAGGGTGCGGCGGCGTGAGAGCCGGGAGACGACGACCGAGCCCGGTCGGCGGTCGCCGTACCGGCTGGTGTGCTCGTGGTGGCTTCCCCGACGGCCATCGCCGTGCTCCTCGACCTCGAACGAACGGGCGGGCACCGACTCGACAGAGCAGCACCGAAAGGGGAAGAACCCGAACTGTAGTACGACGAACGCCAGTTCGCAACCCAGGACGGAGGGAAGTTCGGTGGGTCCGAGGTCGACGGACGCTCAGCGGTGCGTTCGGACGAACTCGACGACCCGCAGGAGACACGCCTCGAAGACCGTGAGGTCGGCGACGTCGAGCGAGGACGCGCCCGCGACCGATGGCTGCGAGGGCAGCCCGCCCGTCGAGCGGTGGACGACCCCTGGGGCCATGAGGTTGTCGGGGAGGCCGAACTCCTCGACGGTGTGACCGTCGGGCGCCACCCGCTCGGCGTAACCGCCGGCGACGTTGGTGTAGCCGAACACCGGCGTCCCCCGCCCGTGCAGGTAGCCGATCTCGACGGCCGTGCCGACGTCCATGCTCGGCCCCCGGAACGGGGTCATGTTGGCGACGGCCAGGTCGCAGGTGTGCATCAGCGCGACGCAGACGTCGAACACGCCGAGGCCGATCTCGTGGCCGGGGAGACCGTCGAGGTGCTCGACAGGGGCGTCGAGGGGGAACACCCCGACCAGTCCGTGTCGTCCGCACAGCGCCTTCTTCGCGGCGCCCACCTCCACGGCGTCCGCGAGGAAGACCTCGGGCCCTGCCAGGTACACGCGGGGCCCGACGACCGATCGGGGAGCGCTCGTCACCCGTCCAGTCTCGCGGGGCCCGCCCTGCCGGGCGCGCCGCGTCGCGGGGCGGGGTGCCGGGCGTTGGCCGCTACGATCGCCGGCATGGGGGAGGCGTTGGCGGTGATCGGGGCGGGGTTCGGGCGGACCGGCACCATGTCGATGAAGGCCGCGCTCGAGCAGCTCGGGTTCGGACCGTGCCATCACATGATCGAGGCGTTCGGCCGACCGGAGGACTTCGACCAGTGGACGGCCGCCGTGCGCGGCGACCCTTGGGACCCCGCCCGCGCACTCGACGGGTTCCGCTCCACTCTCGACTTCCCGGCGTGCATCGTGTGGGAGCAGCTGTGGCGGGCCAACCCGGGATCGAAGGTGGTGCTCACGGTCCGCTCGAGCGAGTCGTGGTGGCGGAGCTTCGACGCCACCATCGGTCCCGAGCTGCGCCGTCGCGACCACGAGCCCGCCGCGGCGAGCCGTCTCTTCGCCGCCATCACCGACGTCGTCTTCCACGGCCGCAGCGACGACCGCGATGCGGCGATCGCCGCCTACGAGGACCACAACCGACGCGTCGTGGACATCGTCCCGCCCGACCAGCTCTGCGTCCACGAGGTCGGTTCCGGATGGGAGCCCCTGTGCGCCTTCCTCGGCGTCGCGGTACCCGCCGAGGCGTTCCCGTCGAGCAACTCCACCGACGAGTTCCTCGCGGCGCGCCGCTCTGGCGCGGCTGCGGCCACCGACGAGCCGTCGAGCTGAGCAGGGCCGAGCGGACGGCTGATTCCCCGGCTCAGCTCCGCCGGACGGGGCGCGGAGCCCGGCGCGTCAGCGGGTCCAGGTGCCGAATCCGGTCGGGTCGTAGTACTCGGACTCGAAGCCCGTCGCCGTGCCCTCGCTGTCGACCGTGAACGTGATCTTGGTGATCCCCAGGCTGTTCTCGCCTGGCGGGGTGAAGGCGAACACGTCGCCGTCCCACGCCTCGAGCGGGAACTCCAGGGCGTCGGGGCCGAGGCGGAGCACCAGGGCACCGTTCACCTCCGCCACCTCGGCGGGTCCGAAGTACTCGTTGGCGTAGGTCCCCACGTAGGCCGCCGCCGCCCGGGGCGGCGCGGCGTTCGCGGGCGGCTGCTGGCCGGCCAGCTCGGAGGGGTTCTCCAAGAGCCCGCCGAGGAGCTGTCCGTAGGCCTCGAACCAGTCGCGGCTGACCTGCCCGAGGGTGACCAGGTCCATGAAGGTGGCCGTGATGCCCTCCGCGACGCCGATCGGCTGGCCGTTGGTGAGCACCACGATGCCGAGGTCCTCCGACGGGTACAGGACGAAGTTGGTGCCGGCGCCGAGGAAGAACGCCCCGGAATGGCTGAGCCGCACGCGGCCGGCGCCGTCGTAGGAGACGTTCATGCCGTGGCCGTAGAAGCCGGCGCGGGTGGCCGCGTCCGCGGGCTCCTGGGTGCTGATGGCCGGGACTTGCATCTGCAACAGCGCGTTGGCGTCGACGAGCTGGCGGCCGTCGACCTCGCCCGCGGAGAGCTGCAGATCCATCCATTTCGCCAGGTCGTTCACCGTCGAGGTGACACCGCCCGCCGGGTCCTGTGCGGTGGGGTCGCGCTCCGACGCGGTCCAGGTCCCGTCGACCTCCTTGTGGAGCGTGGCCCGGTTGTCCGCAGCCAGGAAGTCCTCGTAGACCGACGTGGTGGCGTCCATGCCCAGCGGCTCGTAGAGCTCCGCCGCCGAGAGCTGCTCCCAGGGGACGCCGGCGGCGGCGGCCACCGCCTCGGCCCCGGCGGTGATGCCGAAGTTCGTGTAGCCGTAGGTGATCCGGAACGGCTCGAGCGGCAGCAGGCGCATCTTCTCGAGCACGGCCGCCCGGTCGTAGCCCATGTCCTCGAGCAGGTCGCCCGAGTAGGCCGGGATACCGCTGCGGTGCGAGTAGAGGTCGGCGATCGTGACGGTCTCGGTCACGTACGGGTCGGACAGCACGAAGTCGGGCGTGTACGCCGACACCGGGTCCTCCCACGCGACCGTCCCCTGGCCCACCTCGGCGGCCACGACCGTCGCCCCGATCGGCTTGGAGAGCGACGCCAACTGGAACCGGGTGTCGGGATCGACGGGTTGGTCGGTGCCCACCTCGCGCACCCCGAATCCCTCGGCGTAGATCACCTCGCCCTCGTGGATCACGGCGACGGCCGCGCCCGGGATGCCGGTGGCGGCGAGGGCGTCGGTCACGATGGTGTCGAGCTGGTCGACGGCGTCGGGGATGCGCTCGGGGGGGATGACGACGTCGGAGATCGAGTTCGGCGAGCCGGTGGCGGGCGCGACCGTCGTGCCCTGGGTCGTCGCCGAGGGGGAAGCCGAGTCCCCGTCGTCGGTGCACGCCGCGACGCCCGCCGCCAACGTGGCCACGACGATCACACCGACCGAACGACGTACGAGAGCGTGCACCGGTGACCTCCGGGGGCGTGGGGGGATTCTTGGTTCTACCACCGGGCGGGGCGTCCGACGTGAGCGCCGAACGGCTCGTTCCCGTCGGTCCGGCTCCGGCTGTTCGTCCGCGGCGCGGGCGACACGTCCACGGGCGGGGACGGGGTGGTGACGGGCGCCGACCCCTCACGCTCGCCGACCGATGCTTCGAGGTGGCGCAGCGCCGCCCTGACCTGGGGTTGGTCGGCGACCACCAACCCGATCTCCTCGGTGGCGAGCTTCGTGTAGTCCGACCACGGACGCACGGCCAGCACCAGTCGTTCGGCTCCGTCGGCGTCGCGGTGCAGCGGTCGGGGGAGGCCGTGCTCGCGCAACGTGTGCAGGACCTGGCGGAGGTGGAACAGGGCCTGGGACGCGGTCGTCGGGTCGTTCAGCGACGGCGAGAGGGCGCGGAGCGCGATGTCGACCAGCTGGCGGACCACGAACGAGGGGTCCTGTTCGGAGGTGCGTTCCTCGGCGAGCACCACGTGGTCCAGCAGGTCGGTGTCGGCCTCCTCGTCCAGGTCCCAGGCCCGGAAGAGGTCCTCGCCCTCGGTCACGAACTCCCCGGTCGGCACCAGGAGCCGGATCCGGGCGTCGTGGTCGGTCGCGAGCTGCAGGAGCCCCTCCCGGTCGACGAAGGACACGTAGCCCCACCCGCGGGCCCGGATCACCCGGCCGCCGGTCCACGGCAGTCCCGATCCTTCGACGGGTTCCCCGCCGGTGGGGAGCCGGCCGATCACCTCGTCGGCGTCCGAAGCCGCGGCGTGCATGATCGAGTTCACCCTGATCTTCCTGGTGATGTGGTTGACGTACTGCACCAGCACGCCGATGGTGACCAGCATCAGCAGCTGCGCGACGGTCACCGAGAGCGTCGGGCGCTGCTCACCGCCCGGGCCGATCGCCCGCAGCACGACGATGGAGTAGGTGAACGTGGCCACGAACGTGGCCAGCGTCAGGTGGCTGTTGACGTCGGTGAGGAACGTGCGCAGCACGGTCGGCGAGTACTGGCTCGAGGAGAGCTGGAGCACGAGCATGGTGATGCTGAAGACGAGCCCGGCGAGGGTGATGGTGGAGCCGGCGATCGTGGAGAGGATGGCCCGTGCGCTCTCTGCGTCGCCCGGGAAGAGGTCGGCGACCGGTCCGCTCTCCGGCTCGACGAGGAGCAGGCCGACGGCCAGCAACAACGCTCCGAGCGCGAACACGACGGGGAGCAGCAGCATGCTCTCGGCGGCGCGACGGAGTCGGTGACGGAGTCGGGAATCGGTGGTCGAGGGCTGGTCCGGTCCGGGCACGGCGACGACCTACCCGGGCCGCGCCGCCGTGAGTCAGGCACCACAGCGACTCGCGTCTGTGCTGTCACCGTGCGGGTAGGTCCCCGTCGTCAGCGACCACTCGAGACCAGGAGGACCACATGGCCACATCGACGAAGTCCCGCAAGACCGCGAAGAGCAAGGGCGGTAACGGCAACGGGAAGGCCCGGAGCTTCCTCGGCGCCCGCGAAGTGCCGAACCTCCCGGCCGAGGACGCCCAGCAGGTGATCTCGCTGCTCCAGGAGCGCCTCTACTCCCTGATCGACCTGCAGCTCACCCTCAAGCACGTCCACTGGAACGTGGTCGGGCCGAACTTCATCGCCGTGCACGAGATGCTCGACCCGCAGGTGGTGTCGGTGCGGGCGATGACCGATGCGGTGGCCGAGCGGATCGCCACGTGCGGCGGGCAGCCCGTCGGCACGCCGGGGTCGACCGTCGAGGGACGCTCCTGGGAGGAGTACGCCCTGGGTCGGGCGCGCACCGAGAAGCACCTCGAGGCCCTCGACTCCGTCTACGCCGGGGTGATCGCGGACCATCGCCGGGCGGTGGACGAGCTCGGCGACATCGACCCGGTCAGCGAGGACCTGATGATCGCCCAGCTCGCCGAGCTCGAGCTGTTCGCCTGGTTCGTCCGCTCCCACCTCGGCAGCTGACATCTCGGCAGCTGAGCCCGGCGTTCCGGTCCGGCTCGCCGGGATCCGGGAGGGAAGCACGAGGGGCCCGTGCCATCGGCACGGGCCCCTCGTGGCGTTCCGGCGCGACCGGGCCCGGTCATCGGGCCCGCGGCGCACGGCGGTTCACACCCGGGAGCGGGTGGTGCTGACCGCGGCGAGGATCAGGCCGACGACGCCGACGGCGGCGACGATCCATCCGACCGTGGCGTTGAGGAAGGCCGCGATGAGGATGCCGGCGATGATGACGACCAGTGCGACTCCGATGGTCATGGTGAGGACCCCTTTCCCTGTCCGCCGTCGGTCGGCGGGCTGAGGAGGTCCCTACCCGGCGGCGTCGGGGGGCAGACGGTCGTCGGCGGTCAGCGAGGCGTGGAGTGTGTCGAGGGAGCGTCGGACGATGCGGGACACCGTCATCTGGCTGACCCCGAGCTCCCGGGCGATGCGGTCCTGGGTCCATTCGGCGTAGCAGGCGAGCACCACCACGCGGCGATCCCGTTCGGGCAGCGTCTCGAGGAGCGCCCGCAGCGCCTCGCGGTCCACGACCCGGGTCAGCTCGTCGGTCTCGCCCGTCGCCGTGGGGCCGTCCACGTCGACCGGCCCGACGTCCAGGCTGTCGGGTCGGTAGCTGCCCGCCGCCTCCATCACCTCCAGGACCACGTCGAGATCGAGCCCCAGGGCCTCGGCCACATCCCCGGCCGTCACCCGGTCCCGGGTGGCGCCGAGCTCCTCGACGGTCCGACGCACCGTCGGGACGAGATCCTTCACCCTTCGCGGGACGCCGACCCCCCAGGTGCGGTCCCGGAAGTGGCGCTTCAGCGCACCGGTGATCGTCGGGACCGCGAAGCCGACGAACGGCACGCCCTGATCGGGGTCGAACCGCTCGACCGCTCCGACCAGTGCCACCCGCGCCACCTGCTCGAGGTCGTCGATGGGCTCGCCCCGGTCGGCGAAGCGGCGGGCGAGGGCGTTGGCCACCTCGAGGTGCTCGAGCACCAGCTCGTTGCGTCGCTCCGTCGACGGCGAGGCGCGCAGCTCCCGGAAGCGTCGGTCGAGCCCGGCGCCGTCGCGCGCACTGGACCCGCCCTCGTTCACCGCGGGTCGGCCACCCCTCGGAGACGCCGTTCGAACCACCCTCGCGGGGGCCCGTCGGTGGCGACGCCGAAGGCGTCGGTGACGGTGGTCAACAGCGCGCCGACGAGCTCGTCGAGGCCGATGGGGGCCACGCCCGTCGGCACCGCCACGCCGGGGAAGGGGTTCTCGTCGCCGGTCGTCGCCGTGCCGTCGTGGGTGGCCACCTCGATGCGCACCCGCCCGTCGTCGACGAGCGCACGGACGGCGAGCCGGTCGTCGTCGCCGGCGTCGGCGATGGCGTGGGCGCACAGCTCGCCGACGGCGAGACGCAGGTCGTCGAGGTCATCGAGGTCGGCGCCGTGCTCGTTGGCCAGTGCGGCCACCATGAGCCGGACGAGGCGGAGGTGGTCCGTGCTCGCCGGCACGTCCAGGTGGATCGCGCCCGGTGCCGGCTCGGGCGGGCTCACTCCTCCACCACGAACTCGCTGTCGAGTCCGGTGATCTCGAGGATGCGCCGGAACCCGCGGTTCGGGGATCGCAACACCACGGTCCGCTCGCCTCCCTGACGGGCCGCGACGAGGGACCGGAGCCCGCTCGAGTCCACGAAGTGGACCGCTCCGACGTCGAGGACCAGTCGGTCGGTGTCGGCAGGACGGTCGGCGAGGGCCGACTCGACGGCTCGGTCGAGCTCCGGCGCGGAGTGCGCGTCGAGGTCGCCGTCGAGCCGGAGGATGCCGTCCTCGCCGCGGGTCACGAGCTCATCGGTCATGTCGCCTCCTCCGCCCGGCATCGACGCACCCGGGAAGGTGCCCGTGTCGGGAGGGTACCAACGACTCACGCGGGATCCCCGAACCCGACGTCGGTGGTGTGGCGGGGTCCGGTTGCCTCAGCCCCGGTCCAGCTCGAACCACACGGCCTTCTCGTAGGGGTCGGGGTTCTCGGTGAGCCCGGCTCTCTCCGACGGGAAGACGGGCATGGTCTCCACCCCCCAGCGGTCCGACAACTCCTCCACGATGCGCAGCCCTCGGCCCGTGGCGACGTCGCGACGAAGCGGCCGGACCGCCGGCACCTCGCGGGACGTGTCGGCCACCTCCACCCGAACGCAGTCGGTGTCGATGATCAACCGCACGCGGGCCCGCGACCCGACGTGGCGCACGACGTTGGTCACCAACTCGCTCACGAGGACCTCGACCGTGTCGAGGTCGACCTCCGGGACGTCGGAGAGCTCCTCGACGAGGCGCCGGCGGGCCTGTCGGGGCGCCAGCGTGTCGACCCCCACCTCGAAGTTGACTTCGTGAGGTGGTCGATCGGTCACGTCGTCGTCTCCCCGCCTGCCTCTCCCGGCCCGTCAGACCCGAGCCCTCGTCCGGTGGCGCCGGGGGAGGGGCCCGCCTCGACGTCGCTCACGGTTTCGAGTGTGTCACCTCGGCGACAGCTCGGTGCGGAGCGACTCCAGGCTGGTGCGCAGGATCCGCGAGACGTAGGACTGCGAGACCCCGATCCGCTCGGCGATCTCGGGTTGGCTCATGTCCTCGAGGTACCGCAGCCTGACCACCCTGGCGGCTCGATCGTCGAGGGAGGCGAGGGCGTCGTGAACGATGTCACGATCGTCGATGATCGCATAGGCCGGATCGGTCGAACCGAGCGTCTGGGCCAACGTGGCGGCGGTCTCGTCCCCGCCGAGCGGGGCTTCGAGCCCGGTGGCGCTCCGGGCCTGGCCGGCCTCGAGCGCTTCGAGCACCTCGTCCTCGGTGATCTCCAACGCCGCCGACAGCTCGGGCACCGTCGGCGGCCGGCCGAGCGCGTGGGTCAACTCCTCGCCGACTCGGCGCAGGCTGAGGTGCATCTCCTGGGCGCGCCGCGGAGGCCGGACGGCCCACGACCTGTCCCGTAGATAGCGCTTCAGCTCCCCTTCGATCGTGCGCGAGGCGAACGTGCGGAACGAGACCCCGACGTCGGGATCGAAGCGCTCCGCGGCCTTCAGGATGGCGAGGAGGGCGGTCTGTCGCAGGTCCTCGGCGCTACTCGCCGCCGAACGCGAGTACCGGTTCACGTAGTAGTCGGCGAGCCCCAGGTGCATCTCGACCAGGGTGTTGCGCAACGTCCGGTCGCCTGACTCCCGGTAGCGCCGGAACATCTCGATCGTGTCGTCGGGGCCCGGGTCCCGGCGTCGACGGGTCGGGCGTTCGGCCGAGGTGGGGTGAGTGGGCTGGTCCATGGGTACCGTCCGGTCGGTCTGGCGGGTGTCTGCACCCGGTTCGTTCCCGTTCCGGTGCTCGTCCAAACATCTCGTCGCGAACGTCTCGCCTCGAACCTCTCGCCTCGAACCTCCCTCGCCGGACCTCTCCGCCGAGTCGCTCCCAACGCCCGAGGCGGTTCTGGGGGGCCTCGGCGCGAGGTAGGTGCCCGGGAGGAGGTGGTCATCGGTGACGGATCTGACGCCCCCGGGGGAGGCAGCCGATCGCGGGGAGTGGCGTGACGGGCTGCGGATCGAGGCGTGGGCCGACGTGCGCGGAGAGGTGGCGCGCGTCAGCTGGGATGCGGGGACGGTCGAGGGGCCCGCCGAGGTGCTCGAACGTCTGGCCAGGACCGCCGGTCACGACATCGACGACCCGGTGGGATTCCTGATGGCGCTGCGGGACGGGTTCGGCGACGACGTGACCACGCGCATCGTCGAGTGACGGACGGGTGGTACTCACCCCGGCGGTGTGGCGGCCCGCCCCCGTGCCCGACGTGACGGGCGCATCCGGAAGTCGAACGACGGCGGGCCCGAGTCGTCGAGGTGGTGCTCGTCCACGCAGACCGCCAACAACTCGGTGACCACGGTGTCGACGATGGGCGAGGCGGCGGATCCGCTTCCTCCGATGAGGCGCCCGGCGACGGCGAGCTCCGGGCCGCCCCGGTCGATGGTCAGGACGAGGCGCTCGGCCGGCCCCGATGCCAGCAGCACGGACGCGAGCTCGTCGACCGCGATCCGGGCGCACTCGACCTCGTCGAGGGTGAAGGCGAGTCCTGTGGCCGCGTCGGCGACGGCGAGGCGGAGCAGTCGCAGCGATCGCCGGAGGGCAGGTACTTCGAGCCGGATGACGCCGGAGGGCGGCGTCACGCGCCGGTCGGAGGGTGCTCGACGGCGAGGCTGCCGTCGAGACCGGTGAGGTCGAGGAGGCGCAGCACGCCCCTCGAGGGGTTCACCAGCACGAGTCGACCACCGGTGCGCTCGAGTTCGTTGTTGGTGGCGACGAGGACGCGCAGCCCGGTGGAGTCCATGAACGAGATGTCGTGGAGGTCGAGGCGCAGCACGGGCGAGCCTTCACCGGATCGGGCCTCGGTGAGCGCCTGCTCGAGGGCGTCGGCGGTGTAGGCGTCGACCTCACCGGACGCAGTCACCTGCGGCTCCGGTGCCGATCGCACCTCCAGGGTCAGGCGGTCGGACGTGTCCATCGGCGTTCCTCTCGGGTCGCGGTCGATCGCTGGTCGGCGGCCTCGCTCCGACCGTAGGGGATCGGGGAGCACCGTGGCCTCGTGAGGGCCTCGGAGGCGGGGGAGACGGTCCGCCTGTCGCTCATGCGTTCCCTGGCCGTCGCGGGGCCAGAACCGACGAGCTCCGTCGGTTGGGCGGTGAGGTCTGTCGCCGGGTCGGTGGGGTAGGTCCCCGACTCCGGCGAGGGCGTCCTCGCCCCAACGAAGGGACCGGCGATGAGCGAGGCACGAGGCGACGAGATGGTCACGGACGCGACCCGTGAGGCGGAGGCGCAGGAGGCGACGGCGCACGGCCGGGCGGACCGTCCCCCCACCGAGGAGGAGGAGCGGCTGGCCGAACAGGCCGCCGAGGACGTCGACCCGGCCGTCGGGGAGCACTTCGACGAGATGAACAAGGTCGGTGCCGAGGTGAGGGGCGAGGGCGAGATCGGCGGGTGACCACCATCGAGTCCTGCCCCCGGGTCCCTGCGGCCGATGGGCCGGTC encodes:
- a CDS encoding nucleoside 2-deoxyribosyltransferase, with the protein product MTSAPRSVVGPRVYLAGPEVFLADAVEVGAAKKALCGRHGLVGVFPLDAPVEHLDGLPGHEIGLGVFDVCVALMHTCDLAVANMTPFRGPSMDVGTAVEIGYLHGRGTPVFGYTNVAGGYAERVAPDGHTVEEFGLPDNLMAPGVVHRSTGGLPSQPSVAGASSLDVADLTVFEACLLRVVEFVRTHR
- a CDS encoding serine hydrolase yields the protein MHALVRRSVGVIVVATLAAGVAACTDDGDSASPSATTQGTTVAPATGSPNSISDVVIPPERIPDAVDQLDTIVTDALAATGIPGAAVAVIHEGEVIYAEGFGVREVGTDQPVDPDTRFQLASLSKPIGATVVAAEVGQGTVAWEDPVSAYTPDFVLSDPYVTETVTIADLYSHRSGIPAYSGDLLEDMGYDRAAVLEKMRLLPLEPFRITYGYTNFGITAGAEAVAAAAGVPWEQLSAAELYEPLGMDATTSVYEDFLAADNRATLHKEVDGTWTASERDPTAQDPAGGVTSTVNDLAKWMDLQLSAGEVDGRQLVDANALLQMQVPAISTQEPADAATRAGFYGHGMNVSYDGAGRVRLSHSGAFFLGAGTNFVLYPSEDLGIVVLTNGQPIGVAEGITATFMDLVTLGQVSRDWFEAYGQLLGGLLENPSELAGQQPPANAAPPRAAAAYVGTYANEYFGPAEVAEVNGALVLRLGPDALEFPLEAWDGDVFAFTPPGENSLGITKITFTVDSEGTATGFESEYYDPTGFGTWTR
- a CDS encoding DUF2254 domain-containing protein produces the protein MPGPDQPSTTDSRLRHRLRRAAESMLLLPVVFALGALLLAVGLLLVEPESGPVADLFPGDAESARAILSTIAGSTITLAGLVFSITMLVLQLSSSQYSPTVLRTFLTDVNSHLTLATFVATFTYSIVVLRAIGPGGEQRPTLSVTVAQLLMLVTIGVLVQYVNHITRKIRVNSIMHAAASDADEVIGRLPTGGEPVEGSGLPWTGGRVIRARGWGYVSFVDREGLLQLATDHDARIRLLVPTGEFVTEGEDLFRAWDLDEEADTDLLDHVVLAEERTSEQDPSFVVRQLVDIALRALSPSLNDPTTASQALFHLRQVLHTLREHGLPRPLHRDADGAERLVLAVRPWSDYTKLATEEIGLVVADQPQVRAALRHLEASVGEREGSAPVTTPSPPVDVSPAPRTNSRSRTDGNEPFGAHVGRPARW
- a CDS encoding DNA starvation/stationary phase protection protein yields the protein MATSTKSRKTAKSKGGNGNGKARSFLGAREVPNLPAEDAQQVISLLQERLYSLIDLQLTLKHVHWNVVGPNFIAVHEMLDPQVVSVRAMTDAVAERIATCGGQPVGTPGSTVEGRSWEEYALGRARTEKHLEALDSVYAGVIADHRRAVDELGDIDPVSEDLMIAQLAELELFAWFVRSHLGS
- a CDS encoding sigma-70 family RNA polymerase sigma factor, which gives rise to MNEGGSSARDGAGLDRRFRELRASPSTERRNELVLEHLEVANALARRFADRGEPIDDLEQVARVALVGAVERFDPDQGVPFVGFAVPTITGALKRHFRDRTWGVGVPRRVKDLVPTVRRTVEELGATRDRVTAGDVAEALGLDLDVVLEVMEAAGSYRPDSLDVGPVDVDGPTATGETDELTRVVDREALRALLETLPERDRRVVVLACYAEWTQDRIARELGVSQMTVSRIVRRSLDTLHASLTADDRLPPDAAG
- a CDS encoding ATP-binding protein, translating into MPASTDHLRLVRLMVAALANEHGADLDDLDDLRLAVGELCAHAIADAGDDDRLAVRALVDDGRVRIEVATHDGTATTGDENPFPGVAVPTGVAPIGLDELVGALLTTVTDAFGVATDGPPRGWFERRLRGVADPR
- a CDS encoding STAS domain-containing protein, producing the protein MTDELVTRGEDGILRLDGDLDAHSAPELDRAVESALADRPADTDRLVLDVGAVHFVDSSGLRSLVAARQGGERTVVLRSPNRGFRRILEITGLDSEFVVEE
- a CDS encoding ATP-binding protein, whose amino-acid sequence is MTDRPPHEVNFEVGVDTLAPRQARRRLVEELSDVPEVDLDTVEVLVSELVTNVVRHVGSRARVRLIIDTDCVRVEVADTSREVPAVRPLRRDVATGRGLRIVEELSDRWGVETMPVFPSERAGLTENPDPYEKAVWFELDRG
- a CDS encoding sigma-70 family RNA polymerase sigma factor, translating into MDQPTHPTSAERPTRRRRDPGPDDTIEMFRRYRESGDRTLRNTLVEMHLGLADYYVNRYSRSAASSAEDLRQTALLAILKAAERFDPDVGVSFRTFASRTIEGELKRYLRDRSWAVRPPRRAQEMHLSLRRVGEELTHALGRPPTVPELSAALEITEDEVLEALEAGQARSATGLEAPLGGDETAATLAQTLGSTDPAYAIIDDRDIVHDALASLDDRAARVVRLRYLEDMSQPEIAERIGVSQSYVSRILRTSLESLRTELSPR
- a CDS encoding anti-sigma factor antagonist (This anti-anti-sigma factor, or anti-sigma factor antagonist, belongs to a family that includes characterized members SpoIIAA, RsbV, RsfA, and RsfB.), whose amino-acid sequence is MDTSDRLTLEVRSAPEPQVTASGEVDAYTADALEQALTEARSGEGSPVLRLDLHDISFMDSTGLRVLVATNNELERTGGRLVLVNPSRGVLRLLDLTGLDGSLAVEHPPTGA